One Polynucleobacter sp. MWH-Spelu-300-X4 genomic window carries:
- the pdxH gene encoding pyridoxamine 5'-phosphate oxidase, producing the protein MTKLADLRKSYIKGSLSEEDVQKNPIDQFNIWFDQARHAELPEPNAMTVASVDENGKPSARVVLIKEVNHKGFVFFTNYESRKGKALTHNPQAALLFFWPELERQIRIEGSVEKLSDEESDEYFHSRPLDSRIGAWASPQSQVISGRSVLVAKAAEYALKFALNPPRPPHWGGFRVKPQALEFWQGRPSRLHDRIRYTQQAYGIWKIERLAP; encoded by the coding sequence ATGACTAAGTTAGCAGATTTAAGAAAATCTTATATAAAAGGCAGTCTCTCCGAAGAGGATGTGCAAAAAAATCCTATCGATCAGTTCAATATCTGGTTCGATCAGGCGCGTCATGCTGAATTACCTGAACCCAACGCCATGACCGTGGCATCCGTGGATGAGAATGGAAAACCAAGTGCTCGCGTGGTGCTGATTAAAGAAGTTAATCATAAAGGTTTTGTGTTTTTTACCAATTATGAAAGTCGTAAAGGCAAAGCTCTCACTCACAACCCACAAGCTGCACTCCTGTTCTTTTGGCCTGAGTTAGAACGTCAGATCCGAATTGAAGGCAGCGTGGAAAAACTATCAGATGAAGAGAGTGATGAGTATTTTCACTCAAGGCCATTAGACTCGCGCATTGGCGCCTGGGCATCACCGCAAAGCCAAGTCATTTCAGGAAGATCTGTTCTAGTCGCTAAAGCTGCTGAATACGCACTTAAATTCGCCTTAAATCCCCCACGTCCACCACACTGGGGCGGCTTTAGAGTTAAACCTCAAGCATTAGAATTTTGGCAAGGCAGACCATCTCGTCTACATGATCGTATCCGCTATACCCAACAGGCTTACGGCATTTGGAAAATAGAACGTTTAGCGCCTTGA
- a CDS encoding ThiF family adenylyltransferase — translation MEINQSRRFGGVARLYGEEGLAAFEQAHVLVAGLGGVGSWAAEALARSAVGELTLVDFDHIAESNVNRQLHAVEGEFGKSKVQAMTERLLLINPQLKINVIDDFLTPENMSEHLGQGAKKSRAVQFHNFVVLDATDDVKMKTALAAYCRKDIPLIICGGAGGKLDPSRISAEDLTKTTQDPLLSKIRYNLRKEHGFTSDPKKKFQITAIYSDEPRQGVSSGGLACSGYGSAVTVTATFGFVAAAEALKIIKKNYLKSLKPA, via the coding sequence ATGGAAATCAATCAAAGTAGACGTTTTGGTGGGGTAGCTCGCTTGTATGGCGAGGAAGGGCTTGCTGCCTTTGAGCAGGCTCATGTACTTGTGGCGGGCTTGGGGGGTGTTGGCTCTTGGGCTGCTGAGGCTTTAGCTAGAAGTGCTGTAGGTGAGTTAACTTTAGTTGATTTTGACCATATTGCGGAAAGTAATGTGAATCGCCAATTGCATGCCGTTGAGGGTGAGTTTGGCAAATCTAAGGTTCAAGCGATGACAGAGCGTCTTTTGCTCATCAATCCTCAATTAAAAATCAATGTGATTGATGATTTTTTAACGCCAGAAAATATGAGTGAGCATTTAGGTCAGGGCGCTAAAAAATCTAGGGCAGTCCAATTTCATAACTTTGTCGTATTAGATGCTACTGATGATGTGAAAATGAAAACAGCTCTAGCTGCTTATTGCCGAAAAGATATCCCTTTAATTATTTGCGGTGGAGCTGGTGGCAAGTTAGATCCTAGTCGTATCAGCGCGGAAGATTTGACCAAAACCACGCAAGACCCTTTGTTGTCAAAAATTCGTTATAACTTGCGTAAAGAGCATGGTTTCACTTCTGACCCTAAGAAGAAATTTCAGATAACGGCTATTTATTCTGACGAACCGAGGCAAGGGGTATCGAGCGGGGGGTTGGCCTGTTCGGGATATGGTTCTGCTGTGACAGTGACTGCAACCTTTGGCTTTGTAGCTGCAGCTGAGGCTTTAAAAATAATCAAAAAGAATTATTTAAAAAGTTTAAAACCAGCTTAA
- the cphA gene encoding cyanophycin synthetase: MELTRIRALRGPNLWGRHTALEALVKCEENEKVITNISGFETRLRARFPELSPLRSHSQNEVISLAHALEVCSRDLQAQAGCPVTFSRTMSTPDDGVYIVVVEYSEEKVGRLALDLAMKLCRSALIDNGSHLEEYIAQLRELDEDIRLGPSTGSIVDAAIARGIPYRRLTEGSMVQLGWGSKQKRIQAAETSSTSAIAESIAQDKELTKNLLHAAGVPVPIGKIVTTVEEAWDAYLEINAPVAIKPRDGNQGKGVAVNISTREQIEVAFNAASRISSEVIIERYLPGHDHRLLVIGNQLVAAARREPPYVIGDNKHTVRQLVDTVNKDPLRGDGHATSLSKIRIDDIAISTLKNQNLTPECVPPKGLRVTLRNNANLSTGGTATDVTDDVHPDLAASAIAAAQMVGLDICGVDVVCDNVYRPLEDQGGGIVEVNAAPGLRMHLHPSYGKGRPVGEAIISTMFGKNDDGRIPVVAVSGTNGKTTTVKLIAHLFEEQGLRVGLTGTDGVYVNGRRIDTGDCSGPKSARNVLMHPDVDAAILETARGGILREGLGFDRCQVAVVTNIGEGDHLGMNYINTASELAAVKRVIVQNVAPNGTAVLNAADPIVAKMAKACPGSVTYFAKDANHPVMAKHRAQGLRVVFVQNNTIVATEGKKEFHIELGQVPITANGTIGFQVENVLAVVGAAWALNIPWETIAQGLSSFVSDAKTVPGRFNMFNHKGATIIADYGHNPDAIQALSDTIMNMPAKKRMVVISGAGDRRDEDLRRQTEILGQSFDHVILYEDQCQRGRADGEVIAIMRDGLSSSKQVKKVEEFYGEFLAIDKALEQIGPEDICLILVDQVDEALEHIAQNVKPA, encoded by the coding sequence ATGGAACTAACTCGTATCCGCGCACTAAGAGGCCCTAATTTATGGGGGCGACATACTGCTCTAGAAGCATTAGTGAAGTGCGAAGAAAACGAAAAAGTTATTACCAATATTTCCGGCTTTGAAACTCGTTTACGCGCTCGCTTCCCTGAATTAAGCCCTTTGCGCTCCCATAGTCAAAATGAGGTGATCTCATTAGCGCATGCTTTAGAAGTTTGCTCACGTGATTTACAAGCTCAGGCAGGCTGCCCAGTAACATTTAGTCGCACCATGTCAACACCGGATGATGGTGTTTATATCGTTGTTGTTGAATATAGCGAAGAAAAAGTCGGGCGCTTAGCGCTAGACCTAGCCATGAAACTGTGTCGATCTGCCTTAATCGATAATGGCTCACACCTAGAAGAGTACATCGCACAACTCAGAGAACTTGATGAAGACATTCGCTTAGGCCCAAGCACTGGATCGATTGTTGATGCGGCTATTGCGAGAGGCATTCCCTATCGACGCCTCACAGAAGGTAGCATGGTTCAGCTAGGCTGGGGAAGCAAACAGAAACGTATTCAAGCAGCAGAAACCAGCTCAACTAGCGCCATTGCTGAATCCATTGCGCAGGATAAAGAACTAACTAAAAATTTATTGCATGCCGCAGGCGTACCAGTACCTATTGGGAAAATTGTGACTACTGTTGAAGAGGCCTGGGATGCTTATTTAGAAATTAATGCGCCTGTTGCAATCAAACCAAGAGATGGCAATCAAGGTAAAGGTGTTGCCGTTAATATTAGCACTCGAGAACAAATCGAAGTTGCTTTTAACGCTGCATCAAGAATATCTTCTGAAGTCATTATCGAGCGCTATTTGCCTGGCCACGACCATCGCTTACTTGTGATTGGTAATCAATTAGTGGCAGCTGCCAGACGCGAACCTCCTTACGTCATTGGAGATAACAAGCATACTGTTCGTCAATTAGTCGACACGGTCAACAAGGATCCTTTACGTGGTGATGGCCATGCAACCTCTCTGAGCAAAATCAGAATTGATGACATCGCCATCTCAACACTCAAAAATCAGAATCTAACACCTGAATGCGTCCCTCCTAAAGGACTGCGTGTCACCTTAAGAAACAATGCCAACCTAAGTACTGGTGGCACAGCCACGGATGTGACTGATGACGTACATCCAGATTTAGCTGCTTCAGCGATTGCAGCAGCCCAAATGGTAGGGTTAGATATTTGTGGCGTAGATGTGGTGTGTGACAACGTTTATCGCCCTCTTGAAGATCAAGGTGGCGGCATTGTTGAAGTGAATGCAGCCCCTGGTTTAAGAATGCACCTTCACCCTTCTTACGGTAAAGGCCGCCCTGTTGGCGAAGCCATCATTTCTACGATGTTTGGTAAAAATGATGATGGCCGTATCCCTGTCGTCGCTGTTTCTGGCACCAATGGCAAAACCACCACGGTCAAATTAATTGCTCATTTATTTGAGGAACAAGGTTTGCGCGTTGGCCTCACCGGTACAGATGGCGTTTATGTCAATGGAAGGCGCATTGATACAGGCGACTGTAGTGGCCCTAAGAGTGCCCGCAATGTACTCATGCACCCTGATGTGGATGCCGCCATTTTAGAAACAGCGCGCGGGGGCATCTTAAGAGAAGGTTTAGGATTTGATCGTTGCCAAGTAGCCGTTGTTACCAATATCGGTGAAGGCGACCACCTAGGCATGAACTACATCAATACAGCCTCTGAGTTAGCGGCAGTTAAACGTGTGATTGTTCAAAACGTTGCCCCCAATGGAACAGCTGTATTAAATGCTGCCGACCCCATTGTGGCAAAAATGGCGAAAGCTTGCCCAGGGTCAGTTACTTATTTTGCAAAAGATGCCAATCATCCAGTCATGGCTAAACACCGAGCACAAGGTTTACGTGTTGTGTTTGTGCAAAACAATACGATTGTTGCAACCGAGGGTAAAAAAGAATTTCATATTGAATTAGGTCAGGTGCCCATTACAGCTAATGGCACGATTGGCTTCCAGGTTGAAAATGTTCTAGCAGTTGTGGGTGCCGCGTGGGCTTTAAATATTCCTTGGGAAACCATTGCCCAAGGTCTCAGCTCTTTTGTTAGCGATGCTAAAACAGTGCCTGGTAGATTTAACATGTTTAACCATAAAGGCGCCACCATTATTGCCGACTATGGCCATAACCCAGATGCCATTCAAGCCCTATCTGACACCATCATGAATATGCCTGCGAAAAAACGTATGGTTGTGATTAGTGGTGCAGGCGATAGAAGAGATGAAGATTTGCGTCGCCAAACAGAGATTCTCGGTCAATCATTTGATCATGTCATTTTGTATGAAGATCAATGCCAACGAGGTAGAGCTGACGGTGAAGTTATTGCCATCATGCGTGACGGTTTAAGCTCTTCTAAACAAGTGAAGAAAGTGGAAGAGTTTTACGGTGAGTTCTTGGCAATTGATAAAGCACTAGAACAAATTGGGCCAGAAGATATTTGCCTCATCTTAGTGGATCAGGTTGATGAAGCGCTCGAACACATCGCTCAGAACGTTAAACCAGCTTAA